Proteins from a single region of Sandaracinaceae bacterium:
- a CDS encoding VWA domain-containing protein: MALLAVVLAGAPIAIHLMRRRDLRVVVLPTLSLLRDAQAESRQRLRVADLLLLLLRILALALLLGSVARPYSLTHTVANGDDAVALAIVLDDSASMGVRSADTNAFDAARTAVHLALDELPSGSEAMVLLAAAPVRVLVPRTSDTDAVRDALNRLAPSGGHADVITAVQRARRELSSASAHDLRILVLSDLRAGTVPEGGIPPPRGASLTVMPIAPRIGPNLALRDVLVTPSHETADELLLQATVARTPTDVDPEPERAENPIPCRVVVTDGAGRELASAPTTLEGPVATVRLSLPQQSADAATRDRRVLVRLETDGDIFPGDDQRVVALDGRVAAHVGVVNGSPHRSPHMDEVTFLRAALDAIATSDLTLDITMLDAASIETSALDTLDVLVLANVATLTPQQGARLETFVRDGGSVLVTAGDQVQIASYAAALPNCLPGRLEPSSPAPVGAVVGEAPLASVPSSRVERRLPVGALELGASSLLRFSDGSPLLAGRALGQGRCAVLTTTVDLAWGELPLTPEFVALIEQTLRWLLGARRPTTAPRAGEPAELAIPSAPVSATVTTPEGEELPAPAGGVFTSTRAPGHYTVRLDGVVSERLSFTVGIDPLESDLRSSPYEGTPAEAERGAGAARRRSWVPTLLLLAALSLAAEGLLRTRLPRAV; this comes from the coding sequence TTGGCATTGCTCGCCGTGGTGTTGGCGGGCGCACCCATCGCCATCCACCTGATGCGGCGACGCGATCTCCGTGTCGTCGTACTGCCGACGCTGTCCCTCCTCCGGGACGCCCAGGCCGAGAGCCGCCAGCGGCTGCGCGTGGCGGACCTCCTGCTGCTCCTGTTGCGCATCCTGGCCTTGGCGCTGCTCCTGGGCAGCGTCGCGCGACCGTACTCTCTGACCCACACGGTCGCGAATGGTGACGACGCCGTGGCCCTCGCCATCGTGCTCGACGACTCCGCCAGCATGGGTGTCCGAAGCGCAGACACGAACGCATTCGACGCGGCACGGACCGCGGTCCACCTGGCGCTCGACGAGCTCCCGTCTGGGTCGGAGGCGATGGTGCTGCTGGCCGCGGCCCCCGTACGCGTGCTCGTCCCGCGCACCTCGGACACGGACGCCGTACGAGACGCTCTGAACCGGCTCGCCCCCTCGGGAGGACACGCGGACGTGATCACGGCCGTCCAGCGTGCGCGTCGGGAGCTCAGCAGCGCCAGCGCACACGACCTCCGAATCCTCGTGCTCTCGGACCTCCGCGCCGGGACCGTGCCGGAGGGTGGCATTCCACCCCCACGAGGCGCCTCGCTCACGGTGATGCCGATCGCCCCACGCATCGGGCCGAACTTGGCGCTCCGAGACGTCTTGGTCACCCCTTCCCACGAAACCGCAGACGAACTCCTGCTCCAAGCCACCGTGGCGCGCACGCCGACCGACGTCGACCCGGAGCCCGAGCGAGCCGAGAACCCCATCCCATGTCGCGTCGTCGTCACCGACGGCGCTGGCCGCGAGCTGGCGAGCGCCCCGACGACGCTCGAGGGGCCCGTCGCCACCGTTCGGCTGAGCCTTCCGCAGCAGTCGGCCGACGCCGCGACGCGCGATCGTCGCGTGTTGGTCCGACTCGAAACGGACGGAGACATCTTTCCAGGGGACGACCAGCGCGTCGTGGCCCTCGACGGACGCGTGGCCGCGCACGTAGGGGTCGTGAATGGGTCCCCTCATCGCTCGCCACACATGGATGAAGTCACGTTCTTGCGCGCCGCCCTGGACGCCATCGCGACGTCCGACCTCACCTTGGACATCACGATGCTGGACGCAGCCTCCATCGAGACGAGCGCCCTCGACACACTGGACGTGTTGGTGCTCGCGAACGTCGCCACGCTCACGCCGCAGCAAGGAGCTCGCCTCGAGACGTTCGTCCGCGACGGGGGTTCGGTGCTCGTCACCGCAGGGGACCAGGTTCAGATCGCTTCGTATGCAGCGGCCCTCCCCAACTGTCTGCCGGGCCGCCTCGAGCCGAGCAGCCCAGCCCCGGTCGGCGCGGTCGTCGGCGAGGCACCGCTCGCGAGTGTTCCGTCATCGCGCGTGGAGCGACGGCTGCCGGTCGGGGCGCTCGAGCTCGGCGCCAGCTCACTGCTTCGCTTCTCTGACGGTAGCCCGCTGCTCGCCGGGCGAGCGCTCGGCCAGGGGCGCTGCGCCGTGTTGACGACGACGGTCGACCTAGCGTGGGGGGAGCTCCCCTTGACGCCCGAGTTCGTGGCGCTCATCGAGCAGACGCTGCGGTGGCTGCTCGGGGCGCGACGCCCGACGACAGCTCCGCGCGCAGGCGAACCGGCGGAGCTCGCCATCCCTTCCGCGCCCGTGAGCGCGACCGTCACGACTCCCGAGGGAGAAGAGCTCCCCGCGCCCGCAGGAGGTGTCTTCACGTCCACTCGGGCACCAGGTCACTACACCGTGCGCCTCGACGGTGTCGTGTCCGAGCGCCTCTCGTTCACTGTCGGGATCGACCCTCTCGAGTCGGACCTGCGCAGCAGCCCCTATGAAGGGACTCCGGCTGAAGCGGAGAGGGGGGCGGGCGCTGCGCGGCGACGCTCGTGGGTGCCCACGCTCTTGCTCCTCGCTGCGCTCTCGCTGGCCGCCGAGGGTCTACTGCGGACGCGTCTCCCTCGCGCCGTTTGA
- a CDS encoding D-alanine--D-alanine ligase, producing the protein MKNKHIGILLGGLSAEREVSIASGEAVYQALTAAGYRCTKIYVDRDIDRVLRQTPVDVAFIALHGTYGEDGCIQGLLELLGIPYTGSGVMASALAMDKLKAKELFRLYNVPTPPYYCVSRDDTDRIADIHGSFGFPAFVKPRRAGSSVGAGRAKDLSELEQLVEQASRFDDSVLVERFVQGREIAVGVLDGRALGAIEIVPSAGFYDYKSKYQKGQSEYHLPARLSPTRYKGVLNIAERAVRCLDATGATRVDILATEGENEYVLEVNTLPGMTPTSLLPKIAGAAGYDFTALCEAILKRATLGASAGVDSRGASDNAADSGDRKQAIAAC; encoded by the coding sequence ATGAAGAACAAGCACATCGGTATCCTGCTCGGAGGCCTCAGCGCCGAGCGCGAAGTGTCCATCGCCAGCGGTGAGGCCGTCTACCAGGCCCTCACGGCCGCCGGGTATCGTTGCACCAAGATCTACGTGGATCGCGACATCGATCGCGTGCTGCGTCAGACCCCGGTCGACGTCGCGTTCATTGCGCTGCATGGCACCTATGGGGAGGACGGTTGCATCCAGGGCTTGTTGGAGTTGCTGGGCATCCCCTACACGGGCTCTGGCGTGATGGCGAGCGCGCTGGCCATGGACAAGCTCAAGGCCAAAGAGCTCTTCCGCCTCTACAACGTCCCGACGCCCCCCTACTACTGCGTGAGCCGCGACGACACGGACCGCATCGCGGACATCCACGGCTCGTTCGGGTTCCCGGCCTTCGTCAAGCCCCGCCGCGCCGGCTCATCGGTGGGCGCCGGGCGCGCCAAGGACCTCTCGGAGCTGGAGCAGCTCGTGGAGCAAGCCAGTCGCTTCGATGACTCCGTGCTGGTCGAGCGCTTCGTCCAAGGCCGCGAGATCGCTGTGGGTGTCCTCGATGGGCGTGCGCTCGGTGCCATCGAGATCGTCCCGTCGGCCGGGTTCTATGACTACAAGTCCAAGTACCAGAAGGGACAGAGCGAGTACCACCTCCCCGCCCGTCTCTCACCGACGCGCTACAAGGGCGTGCTCAACATCGCGGAGCGCGCGGTGCGGTGCTTGGACGCGACGGGTGCCACTCGGGTCGACATCCTGGCGACAGAGGGTGAGAACGAGTACGTGCTCGAGGTCAACACGCTGCCAGGGATGACACCCACCTCCCTACTCCCCAAGATCGCCGGCGCGGCGGGGTACGACTTCACCGCGCTGTGCGAGGCCATCTTGAAGCGGGCCACGCTCGGCGCGAGCGCGGGGGTCGACAGTCGCGGAGCCTCCGACAACGCTGCGGACAGTGGTGACCGCAAGCAGGCCATCGCGGCCTGCTGA
- a CDS encoding serine/threonine protein phosphatase — translation MLAHEPQTVIIGDVHGCLTELDALLRKVRFTKGDRLVLVGDLVAKGPDSAGVVARARELGALAVRGNHDERVLSWFRAEREGRSLERPLGRGHRLVCATLEDADVAWLEALPLSLKFPEHKVTVVHAGLRPGVPLAKQDPNHLLNMRSLCGDGRVSFRADEGVPWASRWTGPDLVVFGHDAIRGLQRYDQAIGLDTGCVYGGQLTALLLPSRRLVSVNARRAYKEIT, via the coding sequence GTGCTCGCCCATGAACCCCAGACCGTCATCATCGGCGACGTCCACGGCTGCCTGACCGAGCTGGACGCGCTCTTGCGCAAGGTGCGCTTCACGAAGGGCGACCGACTGGTGCTCGTCGGAGACCTGGTGGCCAAGGGACCCGACTCGGCTGGGGTGGTGGCGCGCGCGCGTGAGCTGGGCGCGTTGGCCGTGCGCGGCAACCATGACGAACGGGTCCTCTCGTGGTTTCGTGCCGAGCGTGAGGGGCGGTCACTCGAGCGTCCGTTGGGACGCGGCCACCGCCTGGTGTGCGCCACGCTCGAAGACGCCGACGTGGCCTGGCTCGAGGCGCTCCCCCTGTCGCTGAAGTTCCCCGAACACAAGGTGACCGTAGTGCACGCGGGGCTGCGACCGGGCGTGCCCCTCGCCAAGCAGGACCCCAACCACCTGCTCAACATGCGGAGCCTGTGCGGCGATGGACGGGTCAGCTTCCGCGCCGACGAAGGGGTCCCATGGGCGAGCCGCTGGACAGGCCCCGACCTGGTGGTGTTCGGCCACGACGCCATCCGGGGCCTGCAACGCTACGATCAGGCGATCGGCCTGGACACCGGCTGCGTCTACGGCGGCCAGTTGACCGCGCTGCTGCTCCCGAGCCGTCGGCTCGTGTCGGTCAACGCACGCAGGGCGTACAAGGAGATCACGTGA
- the bcp gene encoding thioredoxin-dependent thiol peroxidase: MIKVGNKAPAFSLDSSDGGKVSLKDLAGRYAVIYFYPKDSTPGCTTEALAFRDARAELDALGATVLGVSKDSIASHCKFRDKHGLDFPLLSDPDGTMIEAYGAWGEKKLYGRAFMGILRSTVVVGPDGRVVAHFPKVKVKEHAAEVLEALRAARAAK; this comes from the coding sequence ATGATCAAAGTCGGAAACAAGGCGCCCGCGTTCTCCCTCGACTCCTCGGACGGCGGCAAGGTCTCGCTGAAGGACCTGGCTGGTCGCTACGCGGTGATCTACTTCTATCCGAAGGACAGCACACCGGGCTGCACGACGGAGGCCCTCGCGTTTCGCGATGCGCGCGCGGAGCTGGACGCTCTCGGCGCGACGGTGCTCGGCGTCAGCAAAGACTCCATCGCGTCGCACTGCAAGTTCCGCGACAAGCATGGGCTCGACTTTCCGCTCTTGTCGGACCCGGACGGTACGATGATCGAGGCCTACGGCGCATGGGGCGAGAAGAAGCTCTATGGACGTGCCTTCATGGGCATCTTGCGCTCCACGGTCGTGGTCGGTCCCGACGGGCGCGTCGTGGCGCACTTCCCGAAGGTGAAGGTCAAGGAGCATGCGGCCGAGGTGCTGGAGGCGCTGCGCGCCGCAAGGGCGGCGAAGTAG
- a CDS encoding SDR family NAD(P)-dependent oxidoreductase, with protein sequence MTDGGTLHGVFVRHRHVVVFGAQRAFGHRVVEALLALGAHVIAVGPLRTELEALRAEMRQHHNLHTAECSSDRDGPVRLLAGALRRGHVDAVVFVGDRHEATRAEEEALWRAVADVNDDPSRNAETSLALVVARPAASAHEALAQHGETRDVEPILYDPADPAPAVSRMLMCLSSPRAERARP encoded by the coding sequence ATGACTGACGGTGGTACGCTCCACGGTGTGTTCGTCCGCCACCGGCACGTCGTCGTGTTCGGAGCCCAGCGCGCCTTCGGCCACCGGGTGGTGGAGGCCCTCTTGGCGCTCGGCGCGCACGTGATCGCGGTGGGACCGCTCCGCACGGAGCTCGAGGCGCTTCGGGCCGAGATGCGTCAACACCACAACCTGCACACGGCCGAGTGCAGTTCGGATCGTGACGGGCCCGTGCGCCTGCTCGCAGGTGCCCTCCGGCGCGGCCACGTGGACGCCGTGGTGTTCGTAGGGGACCGCCACGAGGCCACCCGCGCCGAGGAAGAGGCCTTGTGGCGTGCGGTCGCGGACGTGAACGACGACCCTTCGCGCAACGCCGAGACCTCGCTCGCCCTCGTGGTGGCGCGACCCGCCGCTAGCGCGCACGAAGCCCTTGCACAGCACGGCGAGACACGCGACGTTGAGCCCATCCTGTACGACCCAGCGGATCCTGCCCCTGCCGTCTCTCGCATGTTGATGTGCCTCTCCTCCCCGCGAGCCGAACGTGCTCGCCCATGA
- a CDS encoding HEAT repeat domain-containing protein, with the protein MHARKSRLVALALGLSALFVSVGAEAQRRMDEPAYNEAVQALSAADADARIAAVEAIARGGWRFRRQAAPHLRRLIRHDPDWRVRASSGRAIGRLSLREAVPDLVRALRDPQVDVRIVAAAALWRLPDAAAVPALLDLLNDADPTARQWGALALGVTGDTRATEALLRLMDDPAPAVRLDALRSLGRVADPAALERLVAFIVDVNRPEDERLEAINALASLRGPDKMNALIRLLDDANTNVRLHVVNALGQVGDALTVPTLRRRRGSETVPAIRTAIDEAITAIEERARERAAEAAAGN; encoded by the coding sequence ATGCACGCCAGAAAATCACGACTCGTCGCACTCGCCCTCGGTCTGTCCGCGCTGTTCGTCAGCGTCGGCGCCGAGGCGCAACGCCGCATGGACGAGCCGGCCTACAACGAGGCCGTCCAGGCGCTCAGCGCTGCGGACGCGGACGCCCGGATCGCCGCCGTCGAGGCCATCGCTCGTGGGGGATGGCGGTTCAGGCGGCAGGCGGCGCCACACCTGCGTCGTCTCATCCGTCACGACCCGGACTGGCGCGTGCGGGCGTCGTCTGGACGTGCGATTGGCCGCTTGAGCCTGCGTGAGGCGGTTCCCGACCTGGTGCGGGCTCTGCGTGACCCCCAGGTCGACGTGCGCATCGTGGCGGCGGCCGCGCTCTGGCGCCTCCCCGACGCGGCGGCCGTGCCGGCGCTGCTGGACCTCCTGAACGACGCCGACCCGACCGCCCGTCAGTGGGGCGCGCTCGCGTTGGGCGTCACCGGCGACACCCGCGCGACCGAAGCGCTGCTGCGTCTCATGGACGATCCCGCTCCTGCCGTGCGCCTGGACGCCCTCCGTTCCCTCGGACGCGTCGCCGACCCTGCCGCTCTCGAGCGCCTAGTCGCGTTCATCGTCGACGTGAACCGTCCCGAGGATGAGAGGCTGGAGGCGATCAACGCGCTCGCGTCGTTGCGAGGGCCAGACAAGATGAACGCCCTCATCCGTCTCCTGGACGATGCGAACACGAACGTCCGGCTCCACGTCGTGAACGCGCTCGGTCAGGTCGGGGACGCGCTCACCGTGCCCACGCTCCGCAGGCGGCGCGGCTCGGAGACGGTCCCCGCGATTCGGACCGCCATCGACGAAGCCATCACGGCCATCGAGGAGCGCGCCCGCGAACGCGCTGCGGAGGCAGCCGCAGGGAACTGA
- a CDS encoding transglycosylase SLT domain-containing protein, producing MTHPPTGPHGHTSFSRSVRRTGSHATVLSGCCLTLHLALSGVVAAQVGGGESAEEATALSVARAFDERLTIWQAPDGRRTYASHCRSAPAGCRARIALYARLIARISRVEDVDPFLVAAVVLRESGLNPFAEGSVGERGIVQLHPRGAGADVEFVQSERYRRRCRSAADACQEEVLRVGIQLLANSIRRCGSVEAGLGMYNGGTCQATSYSRRVLTERSRLLELAKRGAPQGESQTSR from the coding sequence ATGACCCATCCCCCCACAGGCCCGCACGGGCACACGTCGTTCTCGCGTTCCGTGCGTCGGACGGGCTCTCACGCCACCGTGCTGTCGGGCTGCTGCCTGACGTTGCATCTCGCCCTCTCTGGGGTTGTTGCGGCGCAGGTGGGAGGCGGGGAGAGCGCCGAGGAAGCGACCGCGCTGTCCGTTGCGCGCGCGTTCGACGAGCGCCTCACCATCTGGCAGGCCCCGGACGGACGTCGCACGTACGCCTCGCACTGCCGATCGGCCCCGGCCGGGTGCCGCGCTCGAATTGCCTTGTACGCACGGTTGATTGCCCGCATTTCGCGAGTCGAAGACGTTGACCCGTTCTTGGTGGCGGCCGTGGTACTGCGGGAGAGCGGACTGAACCCGTTCGCCGAGGGGAGCGTGGGGGAGCGCGGCATCGTGCAGCTCCACCCGAGGGGTGCGGGGGCCGACGTCGAGTTCGTTCAGAGCGAGCGCTACCGTCGGCGCTGCCGCTCGGCGGCTGACGCATGCCAGGAGGAGGTGCTGCGTGTGGGAATCCAGCTGCTGGCCAACTCCATCCGTCGTTGTGGGAGCGTCGAAGCTGGCCTGGGGATGTACAACGGCGGCACATGCCAGGCCACGAGCTACAGCCGGCGGGTGTTGACGGAGCGCTCCCGCCTCCTCGAGCTGGCCAAGCGGGGCGCGCCGCAGGGTGAAAGCCAAACGTCCCGCTGA
- a CDS encoding DNA internalization-related competence protein ComEC/Rec2, producing the protein MPWLVGAWVLGVFLSVANECTPRVWPAALALAIATLLALLGGWLRARLWLAPLTLLAALSGLSVGVLPSQAAPPGLYRLTGEVLSVRRRSEDQRVTLRVERSVALDGRRTAQLVDQRVRVDFPADDALVPGSRVRALVRLRPPTTFHNRTPHPVWPVDATFAAAGRSVADGPPTTLSRPLVGRAVAWAREALRASLDQTLPDDVAGLAVALVLGDGAAADQEQRDAMRDAGMAHLLAVSGLHVGLVGMFMVGLLRRLFVRLDVLRPDRWAALAGVPCVLLHANLAGGSASAMRAAFTACLGMTLAAVGRRPRPLGLMAAACLVLAFLDPRATVNPGFWLSVCATAAILTAERPKDPRFPALATAWSITWRTTVATAPVTWWCFSGVPLLGLLANLVLLPLGALVVVPLANVHALLACVLPTAAGALSGPVLATVCRALVHGATVFARPAWGLGLPPLTLSEGLVVGATCMLLLAVRGRARALALATACVLFVASEAALRHQEQPQGALRVTFLDVGQGDSAIVDLPNGEALLIDAGGGVPDPGAHVVAPLLAARRRSALRAVMISHPHPDHFGGLASVLASVQPSEVWDTGQGQAEHPDMPYAQLLRGLAGRGISVRGPDSLCGSRDLGGARMELLWPCPRFDAGHDANDNSFVMKLSYAGRSVLFVGDAEHEAEAALVAMGERIRADVLKVGHHGSRTSSTESFLTAVGPSFAVASQGRDNGFGHPHEDVVERYARLGIPLYLTSHVGGVTIRTDGGPWEVDTTLTPSSGATSPPLRRAAPPAPRPHAP; encoded by the coding sequence ATGCCGTGGCTCGTCGGAGCATGGGTGCTGGGTGTCTTCCTCAGCGTGGCCAACGAATGTACCCCTCGCGTGTGGCCAGCCGCGCTGGCCTTGGCCATCGCCACGCTGCTCGCGCTGCTCGGGGGGTGGCTCCGCGCTCGCCTCTGGTTGGCGCCGCTCACCCTCCTCGCCGCCCTCTCGGGGCTTTCCGTCGGGGTGCTGCCCAGCCAGGCCGCGCCACCCGGGCTGTACCGACTCACCGGCGAGGTGCTCTCGGTGCGTCGCCGCTCCGAAGACCAGCGGGTCACACTACGTGTGGAACGAAGCGTCGCCCTCGATGGCCGCCGGACAGCCCAACTCGTGGACCAACGTGTCCGTGTCGATTTCCCTGCGGACGACGCGCTCGTCCCAGGGTCCCGTGTACGCGCCCTGGTGCGGTTGAGGCCCCCCACGACGTTCCACAACCGGACGCCGCACCCAGTCTGGCCCGTGGACGCCACGTTCGCGGCCGCGGGCCGTTCGGTCGCCGACGGTCCCCCTACCACGCTCTCGCGACCGCTCGTGGGCCGGGCAGTCGCATGGGCGCGTGAGGCGCTCCGCGCGAGCCTCGATCAGACCCTGCCGGATGACGTCGCAGGCCTCGCGGTGGCGCTGGTCCTTGGTGACGGCGCAGCGGCCGATCAGGAGCAGCGCGACGCCATGCGAGACGCCGGCATGGCGCACCTGTTGGCCGTCTCGGGCCTGCACGTGGGCCTGGTCGGGATGTTCATGGTCGGGCTGCTGCGGCGTCTCTTCGTGCGGCTCGACGTCCTCCGTCCCGACAGGTGGGCAGCGCTCGCTGGGGTCCCCTGCGTCTTGCTGCACGCAAACCTGGCGGGAGGGAGCGCGAGTGCCATGAGGGCGGCGTTCACAGCGTGCCTGGGCATGACGCTCGCGGCGGTCGGGCGGCGGCCTCGACCGCTGGGATTGATGGCGGCCGCTTGCTTGGTGCTCGCGTTCCTCGACCCGCGCGCCACCGTCAACCCAGGGTTCTGGCTGTCGGTGTGCGCCACAGCGGCCATCCTGACCGCCGAGCGTCCCAAGGATCCGCGCTTTCCGGCGCTCGCCACCGCCTGGAGCATCACGTGGCGTACCACCGTCGCCACGGCACCCGTGACCTGGTGGTGCTTCTCTGGCGTCCCGCTGCTGGGCTTGCTCGCGAACCTCGTGTTGCTGCCCTTGGGCGCGCTGGTGGTGGTCCCGTTGGCCAACGTGCATGCCCTCCTGGCGTGCGTGCTCCCGACCGCGGCCGGCGCGCTGAGCGGCCCCGTGCTCGCGACCGTCTGCCGTGCTCTAGTGCATGGAGCCACGGTCTTCGCGCGTCCCGCCTGGGGGTTGGGGCTCCCGCCGTTGACGCTGAGCGAGGGGCTCGTCGTTGGCGCGACCTGCATGCTGCTGCTGGCGGTGCGCGGTCGCGCGAGGGCGCTGGCGCTCGCGACGGCGTGCGTGCTCTTCGTCGCGTCCGAGGCAGCGCTGAGACACCAGGAGCAGCCGCAAGGCGCGTTGCGTGTGACCTTCCTCGACGTGGGTCAGGGGGACAGCGCCATCGTGGACCTGCCAAACGGAGAGGCCCTCTTGATCGACGCAGGCGGGGGCGTGCCGGACCCTGGGGCGCACGTCGTGGCCCCGCTCCTCGCGGCGCGTCGACGCAGCGCGCTGCGCGCCGTGATGATCAGCCACCCGCACCCCGACCACTTCGGCGGGCTCGCGAGCGTGCTCGCGTCGGTGCAGCCGAGCGAGGTCTGGGACACGGGTCAAGGCCAGGCCGAGCACCCCGACATGCCCTACGCCCAGCTGCTGCGTGGCCTCGCGGGCCGTGGCATCTCGGTCCGCGGCCCGGATTCGCTGTGTGGGTCCCGCGACCTCGGGGGCGCTCGCATGGAGCTCCTGTGGCCGTGCCCGCGCTTCGACGCAGGGCACGACGCGAACGACAACTCGTTCGTCATGAAGCTGAGCTACGCCGGCCGCAGCGTGCTCTTCGTGGGAGACGCGGAGCACGAGGCCGAGGCGGCGCTGGTCGCGATGGGTGAGCGCATACGCGCGGACGTGCTCAAGGTCGGGCACCACGGCAGCCGGACCTCGTCCACGGAGTCGTTCCTGACTGCCGTCGGCCCCTCGTTCGCCGTGGCGAGCCAGGGTCGGGACAACGGCTTCGGCCACCCGCACGAAGACGTCGTGGAGCGCTACGCACGCCTGGGCATACCGCTCTACCTCACCTCGCACGTGGGCGGCGTCACCATCCGCACCGACGGCGGACCGTGGGAGGTGGACACCACCCTGACCCCATCGTCAGGCGCTACTTCGCCGCCCTTGCGGCGCGCAGCGCCTCCAGCACCTCGGCCGCATGCTCCTTGA